In Dehalobacter sp., the following proteins share a genomic window:
- a CDS encoding Ger(x)C family spore germination protein has protein sequence MKKKYRIFGLLILIILQSVISTGCWSSKEVESLAVVTLLGVDYTNENGSVQWTVSSTILNPLGQTKEGEQSSAKSNQETLLVGTGRTLQETISAFTAHSSRTPYYGHISAFIIGEKAAKEMISEFTETAMRYWENRPRTLFIVTKGKALDVLQAGPAVDKLLSKELKELGMKKALATGYSYGVTLFDFAEWLKSPDRDPVATLVNVVPSEVPGSGQQNLMEGLAVFQGGRLIGWLNKDETIGYLLITQNINGGIPLTLIKDNKLFSYYISTTKSKIEPVITGDKISYRVQIKVIGAIADNSGLRLKAEDIKELEDVIEYRLQDLTMQTVKKAQEYKSDFLGFTEKLHRTNLSAWQTLGPDWRKSFSTAEVEIVVDAKIVQTGMLGE, from the coding sequence TATCTTACAGTCTGTTATAAGCACCGGCTGCTGGAGCAGCAAAGAAGTTGAAAGCCTTGCCGTCGTCACCCTCCTGGGAGTAGACTATACGAATGAAAATGGCAGCGTCCAGTGGACAGTATCTTCAACCATCTTAAACCCACTCGGTCAGACTAAAGAAGGAGAGCAATCAAGCGCAAAGAGTAATCAGGAAACACTCTTGGTAGGTACCGGAAGGACTCTGCAGGAGACGATTTCAGCCTTTACTGCCCATTCATCTCGCACACCGTATTACGGTCATATTAGTGCTTTTATCATTGGAGAGAAGGCCGCAAAGGAAATGATAAGCGAATTCACTGAGACCGCAATGCGGTATTGGGAAAACCGGCCAAGGACATTGTTCATCGTAACTAAAGGAAAAGCGCTTGATGTATTGCAAGCGGGACCGGCCGTCGATAAGCTGCTTTCTAAAGAATTGAAGGAATTGGGTATGAAAAAAGCATTAGCCACCGGTTATTCCTATGGTGTAACTTTATTTGATTTTGCAGAGTGGTTAAAAAGTCCCGACAGGGATCCGGTAGCAACACTGGTCAATGTTGTTCCTTCGGAAGTTCCCGGATCAGGACAGCAAAATCTGATGGAGGGATTAGCTGTTTTCCAAGGGGGTAGACTCATAGGTTGGTTGAATAAAGACGAAACCATAGGATATTTATTAATAACACAAAATATAAATGGGGGTATTCCGTTAACGTTAATAAAAGATAATAAATTATTCTCATATTACATTAGTACTACAAAAAGCAAAATTGAGCCGGTGATAACCGGTGATAAAATATCTTACCGTGTACAAATTAAAGTTATAGGTGCAATTGCTGATAATTCAGGATTAAGACTAAAAGCAGAAGATATTAAGGAGCTTGAAGATGTTATCGAATACAGGCTGCAGGATCTGACCATGCAGACAGTTAAAAAGGCTCAGGAGTACAAATCAGATTTTCTTGGCTTTACAGAAAAACTCCATCGTACTAACCTCTCGGCATGGCAGACGCTAGGACCGGACTGGCGGAAATCTTTTAGCACAGCGGAAGTAGAAATCGTGGTCGATGCTAAGATCGTCCAAACCGGGATGTTGGGGGAATAA